The following coding sequences lie in one Cannabis sativa cultivar Pink pepper isolate KNU-18-1 chromosome 5, ASM2916894v1, whole genome shotgun sequence genomic window:
- the LOC115716880 gene encoding F-box protein PP2-A12, whose amino-acid sequence MGLGFSLFFNSGPDGSMGSQSKPGLGDLPESCVASIMGYLEPSEICQLAKLNRVFRGASMADFVWESKLPSNYRILVQKVLGDSMGNLGKREIYARLCRPNTYDDGTKKVWLDKTTGGVCLSVASKGLSITGIDDRRYWNYIPTEESRFQTVAYLQQIWWFEVDGEVEFPFPPGTYSLYFRLQLGRASKRFGRRVCNTERVHGWDLKPVRFQLWTSDGQSATSQFFLTEPGRWNLYRAGEFVVDNAHVSTKIKFSMTQIDCTHTKGGLCLDSVLILPSQFRERLKHF is encoded by the exons ATGGGTCTtggtttttctttgtttttcaaTTCGGGCCCAGATGGGTCGATGGGTTCGCAATCAAAGCCTGGTCTTGGGGACTTGCCCGAGAGCTGTGTCGCTTCGATTATGGGATATTTGGAACCCTCTGAGATTTGTCAATTGGCGAAGCTGAATCGGGTTTTTCGTGGAGCTTCTATGGCGGATTTTGTTTGGGAATCGAAATTGCCTTCAAATTATCGGATTCTTGTCCAAAAAGTATTGGGGGATTCCATGGGAAATTTGGGGAAACGAGAGATTTACGCGAGGCTTTGTCGGCCTAATACTTATGATGATGGTACCAAG AAAGTTTGGTTGGACAAAACCACAGGTGGAGTTTGCTTGTCTGTTGCTTCAAAAGGATTATCCATCACCGGAATTGATGATCGAAGATATTGGAACTACATTCCAACAGAAGAATCTAG ATTCCAAACGGTTGCATACCTTCAACAAATTTGGTGGTTTGAAGTTGATGGTGAAGTTGAGTTCCCATTCCCACCGGGGACTTACAGCCTATACTTCAGGCTGCAATTGGGAAGAGCGAGCAAAAGGTTTGGCCGCCGAGTCTGCAATACTGAGCGCGTTCATGGTTGGGACCTAAAACCAGTACGGTTTCAGCTATGGACTTCAGACGGTCAGAGCGCTACATCTCAGTTCTTCTTAACTGAACCTGGGAGATGGAATCTATACAGAGCTGGGGAGTTTGTAGTAGACAATGCCCATGTTTCCACAAAGATTAAATTCTCCATGACCCAGATTGATTGCACTCACACAAAAGGTGGGCTTTGTTTAGACTCTGTATTGATACTTCCAAGCCAGTTTAGAGAAAGGTTAAAGCACTTTTAG
- the LOC115716774 gene encoding uncharacterized protein LOC115716774, whose translation MKNPNNQFSKLKKVEFPDSEEDIESPLSSSSSEHEEEEIERELADVTFEELQKARSNGSHSVSRKDNKEKKVGRANKNRPMEVSCKKPVGRFRDVVQAPKKVLRDPRFESLCGTLDNDGFKKRYNFLFEEELPAEKEELGKQLKKSRDPEVVEELKNQLSWINKQLKPDSTKHRENAILAEHKRKEREAVKQGKKPFYLKKSDVRKQRLLEKYEQLQGSGKLEAYIEKRRKKNAAKDQRYMPYRKPAENQ comes from the exons ATGAAGAATCCCAATAACCAATTTTCTAAGTTAAAGAAAGTAGAGTTTCCCGATAGTGAAGAGGACATCGAATCACCATTGTCATCCTCTTCCTCTGAACAT GAGGAGGAGGAGATAGAGCGGGAACTAGCAGATGTGACATTCGAGGAGTTGCAGAAGGCACGCTCTAATGGGTCACATTCAGTGTCTAGAAAGGACAACAAAGAGAAGAAGGTTGGTCGTGCCAATAAGAACAG ACCAATGGAAGTTAGTTGTAAGAAGCCAGTTGGTCGATTTAGAGATGTTGTTCAAGCTCCTAAAAAG GTCCTACGAGACCCACGGTTTGAGTCTTTATGTGGTACACTTGATAATGATGG ctttaaaaaaagatataattttcttttcgaGGAGGAGCTTCCTGCTGAAAAGGAG GAACTAGGCAAGCAATTGAAGAAATCGCGTGATCCAGAAGTCGTTGAAGAGCTAAAGAACCAACTATCTTGGATC AACAAACAGCTGAAGCCTGATTCAACAAAGCATAGAGAAAATGCTATTTTGGCTGAACAtaagagaaaagaaagagaagcAGTAAAGCAGGGGAAAAAACCCTTTTATCTTAAGAAAT CTGATGTCCGAAAACAACGACTCCTTGAAAAATATGAACAGCTTCAG GGATCTGGCAAGCTTGAAGCCTATATTGAGAAAAGAAGGAAAAAGAATGCTGCAAAGGATCAACGATACATGCCTTATCGCAAGCCTGCGGAGAATCAGTAA